The Fusobacterium necrophorum subsp. necrophorum genome includes the window CTCCACTTGCTCTACTTTTACTTGTACCATTGAGTTTATCGAAAGATTTTTTCCTCTTATCTTCACTCTGAGATAATTCGGGCTATATCCCCACCAATATCCATCTTTTTCTTCCTCAATCAACACTTCCAATCTTTTTCCAAGATAGTATTTTCTTCTATCTTCTTCTATCTTTTTTTGTAAATTTTCTAAGATACCGACTCTTTCTCTCTTCACTCCAGTCTGAATTTTATGCTCCATTCTGGAAGCAATTGTCCCCTCTCGATCAGAATATGGAAAAATATGAAGATGAGAAAATCCTATTTTCTCTAAACTGTCATAGGTATTTTGAAACATTTCTTCTGTTTCTCCTGGAAAACCTACAATTACATCCGCCGTGTACTCCATCATAGGCACTTTTTTTCTCAAAGAAAATAAAGCCTTTAAGATGACATCTTTCCCATAGTTTCTTCTCATATTTCTCAACACCGTGTCATCGCAGGATTGTAAAGAAATATGTAAATGAGGCATCATTTTAGGGTGATCAAATAAAGTCATAAAGGATTCCGTAATTCGATCTGGATACACAGAACCGATTCGAACTCTCTGTAACAAATCTTTCTTTAAAATGTTTCTTACCAAGTCTTCAAAATTGATTTCCTCCTTCAAATCTTTTCCATAATCCCCCAAGTTAATTCCAATTAAAATAATTTCTCGAAAACCCTCCACTAATAATTTATCAATTTCTTCCAACACTTTCTCCGGTCTTCTGGAACGACTTCTGCCCCTGGCAAAAGGAATTTTACAATAGGAACAAAACTCATTACATCCATCCTGTATTTTCACATAGGCTCTGGTC containing:
- the mtaB gene encoding tRNA (N(6)-L-threonylcarbamoyladenosine(37)-C(2))-methylthiotransferase MtaB, which gives rise to MNLNKRVAFYTLGCKVNQYESESIKNQLLQKGYEEVGFETTADVYIVNSCTVTSIADRKTRNMLRRAKKQNPLGKVIVTGCYAETNRKDLLEMEEIDFVIGNKDKNAVANFVEEIHNQERGEREESIFQEKEYQEYEFATFREMTRAYVKIQDGCNEFCSYCKIPFARGRSRSRRPEKVLEEIDKLLVEGFREIILIGINLGDYGKDLKEEINFEDLVRNILKKDLLQRVRIGSVYPDRITESFMTLFDHPKMMPHLHISLQSCDDTVLRNMRRNYGKDVILKALFSLRKKVPMMEYTADVIVGFPGETEEMFQNTYDSLEKIGFSHLHIFPYSDREGTIASRMEHKIQTGVKRERVGILENLQKKIEEDRRKYYLGKRLEVLIEEEKDGYWWGYSPNYLRVKIRGKNLSINSMVQVKVEQVEKGVLVAYEYAKSL